GAATGGAGGGCGCCAGCGCCCGCGCCAGCGGCAGCGTCATGGCATTCAGCGCGCCCTTGCTCGCCGAGTACGCGACCGATGAGCTGCCACCGCTGATGGCTGCCACGGAGGAGACGTTTACTACCGCGGCCGGCCGTCCGGTCACTCTGGCGCCGGCCTCAAGCAGCGATCGCGCCGCACGGATCATCTGGTATGGCCCGATCGTATTGACGGCATAGATGCGCTGAAAATCCTCCGCCGAGAGGCCGCCAAGATCCTGATGCGGGACATGTTTTGTGATCCCAGCATTGTTAACAAGCACATCGAGCCGCCCCCAGGGCTCGGCAGCCGCGACGATCTTCCTACAATCCTCATCGCTCGAGACGTCGCCCTGCACCACCACGACCTCGGGAGCGCCCGACTTGCGGCAGGCTTCGGCTGTGGCCTCCGCTGCCTTCCGGCTGTTCGAATAGTTTACTACGATGCGCGCCCCGCCTTTGGCCCAGAGGCCCGCGGTTGCCGCTCCAAGCCCCGACGCCGAACCAGTCACGATCGCGCACAATCCATCCTTCGACATCATTCCCTCTTCTTGAATATTCAAGCCGCATGTTATCGATGGCACGCCATATCGCGCGGCAGAACGCGCGCAGGCTCACAAAATCTCCATTTCATAGCATATACACGGTCCGCTGCCGGCGTTGATGTTGACCAGCATCTCCTCGCCCGGGGGCCGCAGGCCCTTCGTCACCCGCTCGCGTGAGCAGGTGGAAGAGCTGACGGCGCTTGTCGTTCGCGGACCTGCGTGAGTACCTGGATGCGGTCGCCGGCGCACAATTCCCGCGGAAGGAAAAGCTGCGTTTCGACCGCGTGGTAAGTGCCGAAATTTGAGCGGTACTCGCGGTCGACGCCGATGCAAGGAGCAGAGTGTCGGTGGCAATGCCGCAGAGCCGGAGACAGCAGCCCTCAGTCAGGCCGCCGTTGTAGTCGATCCCGTCAGACGGTATCAGTCGCGTTGGCATCCACAGCGAGCCGGGGCTATTAGGGAGCTGCGGAAAGCGGCCGCGCACCGAGCGTCTGGCCCGTGCCGTATGTCTGTGAGTGGAGGCCCCGCAGCACGGCCAGCAAGCAATCGTGGCGCTTCTGTTCGAGCTTAGGGAAGACAGGTTCTCGGCTCGAACGCCTGACTGCTCGGCAAGTTTGTCCAGAACGGCATCGGTGAGTTCGGGCCGGTCGGTGAGCGTCGACCATGAGCACTTCAGCTGGGGTTCCCATTTCTCGATGAACTGGTGGATGGCCGTCCCGTTGCTGCCGATACGCAAGGGACTAATGAGCGCCCGGCCCAGCCCGAAGGAACATCGGACCGTGCCATGTATCTCCTGCACCGCGTCCAGATCGTCGTGCGCCAACCACAACGCGTTGCGCAACATCGACTGCGGCAGTCGGTTTGCGATGAACACCTCCACGTCTTTGCGCATCGCGCGAGGATCCCCCCTGGTCAGCATCTCGGGCGCGGCGCGCTCTCTGGCGCACAGTTTAACCAGCGGCAGCAGATACACCGGCTTGAACGGGTGCGGAACGAGCGGCCGCTCGTGGTCTTGCATTTCCCCTTGCAGCAACAGGAAGGAACTCTTAGGCATGAACTTTGATCTCTTAGGAATGAACTTTGAGAGCGAGCTTCTCGCGGACCTCATCCGCGCTCATAACCCGCACCTCAATCCGGTCGAGAATTTCTATTGCCCGCTGCACGAGCTCGGAGTTACTCGCCAGTCGCCCGCGGCAGAGGTACAGGTTG
This genomic interval from Bradyrhizobium sp. CB82 contains the following:
- a CDS encoding SDR family oxidoreductase, which gives rise to MSKDGLCAIVTGSASGLGAATAGLWAKGGARIVVNYSNSRKAAEATAEACRKSGAPEVVVVQGDVSSDEDCRKIVAAAEPWGRLDVLVNNAGITKHVPHQDLGGLSAEDFQRIYAVNTIGPYQMIRAARSLLEAGARVTGRPAAVVNVSSVAAISGGSSSVAYSASKGALNAMTLPLARALAPSIRVNTVCPDYIDTPWFTKGRGEAGARQVRDAVLARVPLKVVSTAEDIAQLVCFLASPASSNMTGECVRIDCGMHLIL